One stretch of Hymenobacter chitinivorans DSM 11115 DNA includes these proteins:
- a CDS encoding MFS transporter has protein sequence MPQHHYPLPATSPAAPPLARALLLLLAAIFLESFCVQSMRSMLGMQFLAPLNISRTESITLVNSFLSLSNLLLVPGAWLADRLWGLRRTLLMGAALVLLAYLLLAVFAVFPQVLHLLGLSPEVAVSILLVLMGVGSSLLMPGLFVALGKLSTHAARTMGHFLLVRFVGALTGMVFPMLGGTLFNSYGLGSIAVLLCAAAGALLVVLRYWRQETQPTQTPVVGAGQVSFALQGAFLALFLLLGAALLYLQQTTMLLPVLGLVVFVVALGYLNWRNSRSAAPLAKPSYYLPGLIAGAFLLSTLSEVALGAGYGADTPAQVAVVSVASIVAVVGLFFWVRRRDSAVAERQFLLGSLYVVGLGICMVAGPVLRQVGPLFTGNPTTVLGFPPALLLQVGVGSLLFLLPVSVSQHAPVAYKTRFMALALLISSAAYNLADLIVGKWLH, from the coding sequence TGCTGGCGGCAATTTTCCTGGAAAGCTTCTGCGTGCAGTCTATGCGCTCCATGCTGGGCATGCAGTTTCTGGCCCCGCTGAACATCAGCCGGACCGAAAGCATCACCTTGGTGAATTCGTTTCTCAGCCTTAGCAATCTACTGCTGGTGCCCGGCGCCTGGCTTGCAGACCGTTTGTGGGGCCTGCGTCGGACGCTGCTCATGGGGGCCGCGCTGGTATTGTTAGCCTACTTGCTGCTCGCCGTGTTTGCCGTTTTTCCCCAAGTGCTTCACCTGCTGGGGCTCAGCCCGGAAGTTGCCGTCAGCATTTTGCTGGTTTTAATGGGAGTAGGCAGCAGCTTACTGATGCCCGGCCTGTTTGTGGCGTTGGGCAAGTTATCGACGCACGCGGCCCGCACTATGGGGCATTTCTTACTGGTCCGCTTCGTCGGGGCCCTGACGGGAATGGTTTTTCCGATGCTGGGCGGCACCCTGTTCAACAGCTACGGCTTGGGTAGCATTGCCGTGCTGCTCTGCGCGGCGGCTGGGGCGCTGCTGGTTGTACTAAGGTACTGGCGCCAGGAAACGCAGCCAACCCAAACGCCAGTGGTGGGGGCTGGCCAAGTGTCGTTTGCTTTACAAGGAGCGTTTCTGGCGCTGTTTCTGCTGCTGGGCGCCGCTCTACTTTATCTGCAACAAACCACCATGCTGCTGCCGGTTCTGGGCCTCGTTGTCTTCGTGGTAGCGCTGGGGTATCTGAACTGGCGCAATTCCCGCTCGGCCGCGCCGTTAGCTAAGCCAAGCTACTACCTGCCGGGCCTGATTGCCGGGGCATTCCTCCTGAGCACGCTGTCGGAGGTAGCCCTGGGCGCCGGCTACGGAGCCGACACCCCGGCTCAGGTTGCCGTGGTCAGCGTGGCCTCGATTGTGGCTGTGGTGGGGCTTTTCTTTTGGGTGCGGCGCCGCGACTCCGCAGTGGCCGAGCGCCAGTTTTTGTTGGGTAGCCTGTACGTGGTGGGGCTGGGAATATGTATGGTGGCGGGGCCGGTGCTGCGGCAGGTCGGGCCGCTCTTTACCGGCAACCCCACCACGGTGCTGGGCTTTCCACCGGCTTTGCTGCTGCAAGTTGGCGTTGGGAGTTTGCTCTTCCTGCTGCCGGTCAGCGTCAGCCAGCATGCTCCGGTGGCGTATAAGACGCGGTTTATGGCTCTGGCGCTACTCATCAGCAGTGCCGCTTACAACCTGGCCGACCTAATCGTGGGTAAATGGCTTCACTAA